From a single Cytophagales bacterium WSM2-2 genomic region:
- a CDS encoding hypothetical protein (frameshifted, insertion at around 1755656) yields the protein MDMNKLQIAVCLLISSSAVAQKISLERAVQTALKNNPGLKAAEHQVDYFREVKKTGSDIGKLSATWMHGQYNSLYQDNNLTLMQSIPFPTTLSNQIRLGREQVLGAQQNLVVQQNNLVYEVRSAYYQLLYQYAVRKLLLSQDSLYSDFARASSVRYQTGESNLLEKTTAETQLLESKNVQSQNEADIRITGAYLQSLIKSEDVVDASDVFAKRSLPVEIDTSLLQNNPMLKLAKQEISINHQFSKVERSRIMPDLIVGGFIQSLTGVQNINGQDVFYSRSKQFTGFELGLSIPLWIKPNIARARAASFQEAAAQKNAEQVKTLLSGRYQQALREFDKNLATISYYESSALKNANLLLAQAFKSFKSGEIGYVEYLQSLKSALTIRNNYLQAIHSYNLSIIKLEYLLGKI from the coding sequence ATGGACATGAATAAATTACAAATAGCTGTTTGTTTGCTAATCTCCTCATCTGCTGTTGCTCAAAAGATTTCGCTGGAGCGGGCTGTGCAAACGGCTTTGAAAAATAATCCAGGATTGAAGGCTGCGGAGCATCAAGTAGATTATTTCAGGGAGGTGAAAAAAACAGGGAGCGATATTGGCAAGCTCTCTGCTACCTGGATGCATGGTCAGTATAACTCGCTTTACCAGGACAATAATCTCACATTAATGCAGTCCATTCCGTTTCCGACAACACTGTCCAACCAGATCAGATTGGGAAGGGAACAAGTGCTTGGCGCTCAGCAAAACTTAGTAGTTCAGCAAAACAATCTCGTGTATGAAGTGAGATCAGCCTATTACCAACTCTTGTACCAATATGCTGTAAGAAAACTATTGTTGTCACAAGACAGTTTGTATTCTGATTTTGCAAGGGCCTCCTCCGTACGGTATCAAACTGGTGAGAGCAATCTCCTGGAAAAGACAACCGCTGAAACACAGCTCCTTGAATCTAAAAATGTTCAGAGCCAAAATGAGGCCGATATCCGGATAACGGGTGCCTACCTTCAGTCGCTGATAAAAAGTGAAGACGTTGTGGATGCATCCGATGTTTTTGCAAAACGTTCATTGCCCGTTGAAATTGATACTAGTCTTCTTCAAAATAATCCGATGTTGAAATTGGCAAAGCAGGAGATAAGTATCAATCATCAGTTCAGCAAAGTGGAGCGCAGTCGTATCATGCCAGACCTGATTGTCGGTGGATTCATACAGAGCCTCACCGGTGTTCAAAACATAAACGGGCAGGATGTATTTTACTCTCGGAGCAAGCAATTCACCGGGTTCGAGTTGGGTCTTTCTATTCCCTTGTGGATTAAACCCAATATTGCTAGAGCCAGGGCTGCATCCTTTCAGGAAGCTGCTGCACAAAAAAATGCCGAGCAAGTGAAAACTCTTCTTTCGGGGCGGTATCAACAAGCTCTTCGCGAATTCGATAAAAACCTGGCCACCATAAGCTATTACGAATCGAGTGCTTTGAAAAACGCTAACCTGCTTTTGGCGCAGGCATTCAAATCGTTTAAAAGCGGTGAGATCGGATATGTGGAATATCTGCAGTCGCTGAAAAGCGCTTTGACGATTCGGAATAACTATTTGCAGGCGATCCACTCGTACAATCTTTCGATAATTAAACTGGAATACCTTCTGGGAAAAATTTAA
- a CDS encoding hypothetical protein (frameshifted, insertion at around 1755656): MLTIALVAWGSYSLTQLPIDAVPDITNNQVQVITVSPSLAANEIERLVTFPVEQTMATIPGITEMRSFSRFGLSVVTIVFTDETDVYWARQQVNERLTVAKAQIPAGSGSPELAPISTGLSEIYQYIIRPDKGFENKYDEMELRTIQDWIVRRQLLGTPGVADVSSWGGKLKQYEIAINTDRLRSMNVGINEVFTALQKNNQNTGGAYMDQKPYAFFIRSEGLAQSMDDIERIVVRNNPTGLPVLIRDVATVRIGNAIRYGAMTYNDEGEKVGAIVLMLKGENSSEVIEKVKERIEQIKKTLPEGVVIEPYLDRTKLVNNAISTVSKNLAEGALIVVFVLVLMLGNLRAGLVVASVIPLAMLFAISMMNWFGVSGNLMSLGAIDFGLIVDGAVIIVEATLHHLASLNRTEKILQSEMDEEVKQAATSMMSSAVFGQIIILIVYLPILTLVGIEGKMFRPMAQTVGFAILGALILSLTYVPMISSLLLSKKAVATKNVSERIMSFFQKIYDPIIHFALKRRMIVIASSVVLFAASLLVFFSLGGEFIPTLDEGDFAVETKILTGSSLTQMTETTQKSARILLDNFPEVKEVIGKIGTSEIPTDPMPIENGDLIIVLKDHDEWVSADSREELADKMSAKLNETMPGVLFGFQQPIQMRFNELMTGARQDVVVKIYGEDLDQLVSYANTVGKIAYSVSGAEDIYVEPVGGLPQVVVRFDRSKLAMFGLSIDEANTALRTAFAGEAAGIIYEKERRFDLVVRLNQENRRSISDVKNLFVTTSANRQIPLDQLASISSESGINQIQRDDAKRRIAVGFNVRGRDVESIVKELDEKINRQLKLQPGYFLKYSGDFRNLQEAKQRLMITVPIVLFLIFVLLYFTFQSLRETLLIFTSIPLSAVGGILALWIRGMPFSISAGVGFIALFGVAVLNGIVLIAEFNRQRKNSPAKNLVDIVLMGTRIRLRPVLMTALVASLGFLPMALSQTSGAEVQRPLATVVIGGLISATLLTLVVLPILYTFFEKTVNTDGHE, from the coding sequence ATGCTTACAATAGCCCTTGTTGCGTGGGGAAGCTATTCTCTCACTCAACTGCCAATTGATGCTGTGCCCGACATTACCAATAACCAGGTACAGGTGATCACAGTCTCACCTTCGCTGGCCGCCAATGAGATTGAGCGATTGGTGACGTTCCCGGTGGAACAAACAATGGCTACTATCCCTGGCATTACTGAAATGCGTTCGTTCTCCAGGTTTGGTTTGTCAGTGGTCACAATCGTTTTTACAGATGAGACCGATGTTTATTGGGCCCGCCAGCAAGTGAATGAACGCCTGACCGTGGCCAAAGCGCAAATACCTGCCGGCTCGGGAAGTCCGGAGCTTGCGCCCATCTCGACGGGACTCAGTGAAATCTATCAATACATCATTCGTCCCGACAAAGGGTTTGAAAATAAATATGATGAGATGGAATTGCGGACTATTCAGGACTGGATCGTGCGCAGACAATTGCTTGGGACACCCGGCGTAGCAGACGTGAGCAGCTGGGGAGGAAAACTAAAGCAATATGAAATCGCAATCAATACTGACAGGCTCCGGAGCATGAACGTTGGTATTAATGAGGTCTTCACCGCACTTCAAAAAAACAATCAAAACACTGGTGGTGCCTACATGGACCAAAAGCCCTACGCCTTTTTTATTCGCAGTGAGGGCCTGGCTCAGTCGATGGATGATATAGAGAGGATTGTAGTGCGAAATAATCCGACCGGATTGCCGGTTCTCATTCGTGATGTTGCAACGGTACGAATCGGAAATGCCATTCGCTATGGCGCCATGACGTATAACGATGAGGGTGAAAAAGTCGGTGCTATCGTGTTGATGCTGAAAGGCGAGAACTCTTCCGAGGTAATCGAAAAGGTGAAAGAACGAATTGAGCAAATCAAAAAAACGCTGCCTGAAGGTGTTGTGATTGAGCCGTACCTCGACAGAACAAAATTGGTAAACAATGCGATATCCACAGTTTCAAAAAACCTGGCCGAAGGTGCGTTGATTGTTGTATTTGTTCTTGTGTTGATGCTCGGAAACCTCCGCGCAGGACTTGTGGTTGCATCTGTCATTCCGTTGGCAATGCTATTTGCGATTAGCATGATGAACTGGTTTGGTGTTTCCGGTAACTTGATGAGTCTTGGGGCAATCGATTTTGGTTTGATTGTGGATGGAGCTGTAATTATTGTTGAGGCAACTCTCCACCATCTGGCTTCACTCAATAGGACTGAAAAAATCCTTCAATCCGAAATGGACGAGGAGGTGAAGCAAGCTGCTACGTCAATGATGAGCTCCGCGGTATTTGGCCAGATTATTATCCTGATCGTGTACCTACCTATTCTTACACTCGTTGGAATCGAAGGGAAAATGTTCCGTCCGATGGCACAAACTGTTGGTTTTGCAATCCTGGGTGCACTTATTCTTTCGTTGACCTACGTTCCGATGATATCGTCCCTCCTGCTTAGCAAAAAGGCAGTAGCTACAAAAAATGTTTCTGAGCGGATTATGTCTTTTTTTCAGAAGATCTATGATCCGATTATTCACTTTGCGCTCAAACGAAGAATGATTGTTATTGCTTCTTCCGTTGTCTTATTCGCTGCAAGCCTTCTTGTTTTTTTCAGTCTGGGTGGAGAATTCATTCCAACGTTGGACGAAGGTGATTTCGCGGTGGAGACTAAAATCCTCACGGGGAGTTCACTAACCCAAATGACAGAGACGACTCAAAAAAGTGCGCGAATTCTTCTCGATAATTTCCCTGAAGTAAAAGAAGTGATTGGCAAAATTGGAACATCCGAAATTCCGACTGACCCAATGCCCATAGAAAATGGTGATTTGATTATCGTTCTTAAAGATCATGACGAATGGGTAAGTGCTGATTCGCGCGAGGAATTAGCAGATAAAATGTCTGCTAAACTTAATGAAACCATGCCTGGTGTACTGTTCGGTTTTCAGCAACCAATTCAAATGCGCTTCAACGAGCTGATGACCGGTGCGCGACAGGATGTTGTAGTAAAGATTTATGGAGAAGATTTGGATCAGTTGGTTTCTTACGCGAACACTGTTGGAAAAATTGCATATTCCGTTTCGGGTGCTGAAGACATTTATGTAGAGCCTGTTGGTGGTCTTCCTCAAGTTGTGGTTCGCTTCGATCGCAGTAAACTTGCCATGTTCGGGTTGAGTATTGATGAAGCCAACACTGCTCTGCGGACGGCTTTTGCAGGTGAAGCCGCGGGCATCATCTATGAAAAAGAAAGGCGTTTCGATTTAGTCGTTCGGCTTAACCAGGAAAACAGACGTAGCATTTCAGATGTCAAAAATCTTTTTGTGACCACATCCGCTAACCGGCAGATTCCGCTCGATCAACTGGCGAGCATCTCTTCCGAATCGGGCATAAACCAAATTCAGCGCGATGATGCCAAGCGAAGAATAGCAGTAGGTTTTAATGTACGAGGTCGCGATGTGGAGAGCATTGTGAAAGAATTGGACGAAAAGATAAACCGTCAACTGAAATTACAGCCGGGGTATTTTCTGAAATACAGTGGTGACTTCCGAAATCTTCAAGAAGCCAAACAACGGCTTATGATCACTGTTCCAATTGTGCTCTTTTTAATTTTTGTGCTTCTCTATTTCACTTTTCAATCCCTGCGAGAAACGTTACTCATTTTTACTTCTATTCCGCTTTCCGCAGTCGGGGGAATTTTAGCATTGTGGATTCGAGGAATGCCATTCAGTATTTCTGCCGGAGTTGGTTTCATCGCGCTTTTCGGTGTAGCTGTTCTTAACGGTATTGTTTTGATAGCCGAGTTCAACCGGCAGAGAAAAAATAGTCCGGCGAAAAATCTCGTTGACATTGTCTTAATGGGAACAAGAATACGACTGAGGCCGGTGCTAATGACTGCCTTGGTGGCTTCACTTGGGTTCCTCCCCATGGCGCTTTCTCAGACCTCCGGAGCCGAAGTTCAGCGGCCACTTGCGACCGTAGTGATTGGTGGTTTGATTTCAGCAACACTTCTCACCCTGGTTGTTCTTCCGATCCTCTATACTTTTTTCGAAAAAACTGTTAACACTGATGGACATGAATAA